Proteins co-encoded in one Sulfuricaulis limicola genomic window:
- a CDS encoding SPFH domain-containing protein, whose amino-acid sequence MLPFGIILIVAIIFIFLGVKIVPQQSAYVVERLGRYHAVLNPGLNLIIPFVDRLAYRHSLKEVAMDIAPQICITRDNTQINVDGVLYYQVTDAKMASYGAENYVAAISQLAQTTLRSEIGKLELDKTFEEREHLNRAVIGVLDTAAVTWGVKVLRYEIKDITPPAAILHAMQAQITAEREKRALIAKSEGERQEQINIADGERQAAIKRSEGERQAMINRAEGEAKAILAVAEANAKGIKAVGESLIGSGGDAAANLKVAERYIEAFEELAKAGNTLIVPSTLSDISGTIASVMSVIRSAESKPVAPRPAKA is encoded by the coding sequence ATGCTGCCCTTTGGAATAATCCTGATCGTTGCGATCATCTTTATTTTCCTTGGCGTGAAGATCGTCCCGCAGCAGAGCGCCTACGTCGTTGAGCGTCTTGGGCGTTATCATGCCGTGCTGAACCCTGGCCTGAACCTCATTATTCCCTTCGTCGATCGCCTTGCCTACCGACACTCGCTCAAAGAGGTTGCGATGGATATCGCGCCGCAGATTTGCATTACGAGGGACAACACGCAAATCAACGTTGATGGAGTTCTCTACTACCAGGTGACCGATGCCAAGATGGCAAGCTACGGCGCGGAGAATTACGTGGCGGCCATCAGTCAGCTCGCGCAGACGACGTTGCGCTCGGAGATTGGCAAGCTCGAACTCGATAAGACCTTCGAGGAACGCGAGCATCTGAACCGCGCTGTCATTGGTGTCCTCGATACAGCGGCCGTGACTTGGGGTGTCAAGGTCTTGCGCTATGAGATCAAGGACATTACCCCGCCTGCGGCGATCCTGCATGCCATGCAGGCGCAGATCACCGCTGAACGCGAGAAACGCGCGTTGATCGCCAAGTCCGAAGGCGAGCGCCAGGAGCAAATCAACATTGCCGATGGCGAACGGCAGGCGGCTATCAAGCGCTCGGAAGGAGAAAGGCAGGCCATGATCAACCGCGCCGAGGGCGAGGCCAAGGCGATTCTCGCCGTCGCCGAGGCGAACGCCAAGGGTATCAAGGCCGTCGGTGAATCGCTCATCGGCAGCGGAGGCGATGCCGCGGCAAATCTCAAGGTCGCGGAACGTTACATTGAAGCGTTCGAGGAGTTGGCCAAGGCCGGCAATACCCTGATCGTGCCGTCGACGCTATCGGATATCTCGGGAACCATCGCTTCAGTAATGAGCGTCATTCGCAGCGCGGAATCGAAGCCGGTTGCCCCGCGTCCCGCGAAAGCATAA
- a CDS encoding NfeD family protein has protein sequence MGEMSAWQYWLIVAGALIAAELFIGSPMFVLLILGVAALIASIVAWFSAPMWAQLLVATLACIAGYVVAVRLKKREPVGATIPLDSGGRVELVKVLSNLRAEVNYRGAVWTADSDRPGLDWNGPLYVKEVRGTSLVVTSEKPN, from the coding sequence GTGGGTGAAATGAGCGCATGGCAGTACTGGCTTATCGTGGCAGGGGCTCTAATCGCTGCGGAACTTTTTATAGGCAGTCCGATGTTCGTGCTGCTTATTCTCGGTGTCGCTGCTCTCATAGCTTCGATTGTCGCCTGGTTCAGTGCTCCAATGTGGGCTCAACTGCTGGTAGCGACATTGGCATGCATCGCGGGCTATGTCGTGGCGGTTCGTCTGAAGAAACGGGAGCCCGTGGGCGCCACCATCCCGCTCGATAGCGGTGGACGCGTAGAGCTGGTCAAGGTGCTCTCCAATCTCCGGGCGGAGGTGAACTACCGTGGTGCGGTGTGGACGGCAGATTCCGATCGTCCCGGGCTCGACTGGAACGGTCCGCTTTACGTGAAGGAAGTGCGTGGCACAAGTCTTGTTGTCACGTCTGAAAAACCAAACTGA
- a CDS encoding OmpA family protein, with translation MELKKLILATLVSGGCIFSASQSFAASDLMSSGYAHDASGVVVRDNSGNCVRTSNWTAQSATRECDAHLMPPPVAAAPAPEPVATPAPAEIAAIEPQREPINISEKAGFDFDQAVLRAEDKQRLDAAVAQLKTLPEDATIRVTGYTDSVGSEKYNQELSMRRAQAAKDYLVSNGVAENRIVLSGMGESNPIASNDTAEGRAMNRRVEVAAESK, from the coding sequence ATGGAACTGAAAAAATTAATACTGGCAACCCTGGTATCGGGCGGATGCATCTTTTCTGCCTCGCAAAGTTTCGCCGCCTCGGACCTCATGAGCAGCGGCTATGCCCATGACGCCTCGGGAGTTGTCGTGCGTGACAACAGCGGTAATTGCGTGCGCACTTCAAACTGGACTGCGCAGTCGGCAACCAGGGAATGCGACGCCCATCTGATGCCGCCGCCCGTCGCCGCCGCACCGGCCCCGGAACCTGTAGCGACTCCGGCACCTGCCGAAATCGCTGCCATCGAACCTCAGAGGGAACCCATCAACATCTCCGAGAAAGCCGGGTTCGATTTTGATCAGGCGGTGCTGCGGGCGGAAGACAAGCAACGGCTCGATGCCGCGGTTGCCCAGCTGAAGACGCTTCCGGAAGACGCGACCATCCGGGTCACGGGCTACACCGACAGCGTCGGCAGCGAGAAATACAATCAGGAGTTGTCGATGCGCCGCGCCCAGGCCGCCAAGGACTATCTGGTCAGTAACGGCGTGGCCGAGAATCGCATTGTGCTTTCGGGCATGGGCGAGTCGAATCCGATAGCCAGCAATGACACCGCCGAAGGCCGCGCGATGAACCGTCGTGTCGAGGTTGCTGCCGAGTCGAAGTAA